CCCCAGTTGTTGCCCCAGCTGTCTCTATGGTGGCCCCTGTCCACCATCTCCCTACCACTGTACATTGTTACACACCAAGCTTCCCCGATTGTTGCGCCAGCTGTCTCTAAGGTGGCCCCTGTCCACCATCACCCTTCCTATGCACATTATTACATACCAAGCATCCCCAGTTGTTGCCCCAGCTGTCTCTATGGTGGCCCCTGTCCACCATCTCCCTACCACTGTACATTGTTACACACCAAGCTTCCCCGATTGTTGCGCCAGCTGTCTCTAAGGTGGCCCCTGTCCACCATCACCCTTCCTATGCACATTATTACATACCAAGCATCCCCAGTTGTTGCCCcagctgtctctgtggtggccCCTGTCCACCATCACCCAACCACTGTACATTGTTACATACCAAGCTTCCCCAGTTGTTGCCCCAGCTGCCTCTAAGGTGGCCCCTGTCCACCATCAGCCTGCCTCTGTAGTTGCTGCTGCCCCAGTTTTGCCTCAGCTGTTTCTAAGGTGGCCAGTCTCCACCATCAGCCTGTCACTCTAATTACTGCTGCCCCAGTTGTTGCCCCAGCTGTCTCTAAGGTGGCTACTGTCCACCATCAGCCTGTTAAGTAGCTGCTGTTTGCAACAGCTGGGGCAGCAGCAATTAAAGTGGCAGGCTGCTGGTGGACAGTGGCCACCTTAGAGACAGCTGGGTCAGTAACTGGGACAGCAGCAATTACAGTGGCAGGCTGATGGTGAACAGTGGCCACCTTTGAGACCGCTCTTTTGCTGTCTGGATCGCCGGATTTGAATCCGTGAGGATCACCCATGACTTGGGTACCCTGAGAGGATCCTGTGTAGTTCTGCTTCTGTGGATGATGTCTTGTGGCTGAGCTTGTTCGTGAGGGTGGCTTGTGTTGTCGGGTCGAACACTGCTGATGTGGCTCCATTGGTGGCCACTGAACCATCAGTGTAAGTCGGAGAGTAGTCCTTCTCCAGGCTGGTTATCACTTGTAGTACGACTTATTTTGTCCCTTCTTGTGAAGTTTCTTCTTGCCTAGTCCAAGGGTGGTAACATTGGTTGGTGGCCGGGTATTCCGCCATGGTGGTGATTGGTGATCTACTGGATTGCTACTGCTTTGAGGTTACCAACTGCTTTTCCAAACGCGGACCAGGTACATTTGACATGAATTCGTGTATGTGGGTGGTTCTTGTGCCTGTACATGCGCCGCAGGTGAGTTTGGCTGTTTCCTGGAGTTGTATGACCTTGAGTTTTGGTGTGTTGGGTTTTTCCAATGCGGTTGTCTCCGGTGTACTACGTGGGACGCCGAGCACTTAAGGCCTATGGAATAAATGCAATCTAGCTTGTATACTAATCTGTCCTGCTGCCGTCGTGGAAGTGAGGCAGACAGAAGGTAATCTGCGGCAGGATCCCGTATGCTGTGTGGAGGATTTGTTTCTGTGGTCCCCATGCAAGTCCAGCGATAGTGCGCATGGCATTGAGGAGCGAGCTTGCTTTGCGTTTTACGGCTTCGATTTGATGACACCAGGAAAGTTGATTGCACCAAGGCATTTGTTTTTGCTTACTGTGTATATTGACTGATTGGATATTGTCTGTCGGTTGTCGGTGATGATGCGGTAGTCTGGAAtggtcctacagttggcaatacgacgtCTGTGAATGATCGCTTGGTGAAGGGCAAGAacactgtttttgttttgtttagtaGTATTAGTAGTAGTTTAGTAGTATTGATCACACCCAATGGGCGGAGGGACTCGAGAAGTTGCTCTTCGCCGTTGATTCTGCCAATGTTTCTGGCGTACGACTGGCGAATCCCTGTCGTGACTGCGGTATTCCCAAGATTTGTGAGGCATTTGTAAGGGTCTCAACACTCAACGCCTTTTTGATAAGGATAATGCACGTTTATGTAGGGTATGGACAGTTACATTGGAACTTGCCTGTGACAGCAAGCTGCGGAATCTCGTTGACGATGCTTTCAATTACATAATCAACGAAACGTATCGTTTCTTCAAAAAGGAATCCCGGGTGGGCTCGGTTCGGACCGAGGACTGTTGGGGGGCCGTAAACATTGTTTCCGGCACACGTTAGAGAACACTAGGTGGCCGAAATTACCATGGCGGCACCGCATAAGTGTGCTCACCTTgtgaaggagaagaagaagaatttcGCCACCATCGAGGCATGGCTTTCCATCGACGTGCAGAATATTTGTTGCTACTCTTCTCCGTTACATCCTTTGTAAGAAACAACTTTTAACATCTACTTCGTTTTGCGGCGACCATTTGCATAATAACGAGTCTTTGCCGTGCCGTAgtcggtcttttttttttttgacaaacACGAATAAACACTAAAGCAAAAATGATTTTACCTGAAAGGAGACAAGGTAACGAACAAACTGAAACAAGAATGTTCTAGACCACGCATTTTTATAATTCTTATACTTTGAGATTCGATATATAGTCTTCCTTCACGCGTTAATTCACTTTGAAACACACtgagtaatttttaaaaacccATAAGACACTCTACAGTACTACGCCCACCTCGAGACATAATTTACGTCGTACATGGTTGCTTCAACTGCGAAATATGGTGGTTGTGACAGGTTTATCACTGGCTCGTCCTGGGCATCATACTGGCCTTCCTGCTTACTTTGATTGCGGATCCAGTGAAATTAGGTATCTGTCCTTAACTTATGTTACAGCCACGTTAACGCCACGTTACCGCCACGTTACCGCCATTTCAGAAGGAGAGGAATATTTTGTTCTATTTTACGGTGAGTGGAGAAGATAATCAGTTTGTGGAAGTAGCATAGTATTGTTGTTTCAGGGGACCTGCACCAGTCGAGCTGGTTTCGGCCAGGTGAGATTACTACGCAATTTAACTTGTGTCCTGAAGGACCTTTGTTTTCAGCGATGCTCTCATTCTCCGTCTTCTGTTTGGCCTCACAAATTCTGAGCATTACATCCGCAGCGTCTCTTATAAAAGCTGCTCGCAAGGTAACATAGAAAGGTCCAAACTTGTTTGTTGCTAAcacatttttgtaactaccctcaagcatCTATCTCTGCCAGTACGAAATAGTTTCTTTATGTGTCAGTCACCCCAGAGGGCATAATAATTACCACACAGCTGTTTTCATTGTACAGAGGACGTCTATAAACGGCAGCGTGCTGCTAATGCTAACGGTGAATACGTTGGAGGCTGGCTTTGGACTGGTGTCCTTTTTTGTCCCTCCCTTCTTACCGAGATTTGTAAGCATCCACCACTGTGGCTCAAATAAATACGAGAGAATTTTTTCGCAGAGTGGCATTCCAAGATTGGTGTGGATCGTGAAAATATTTCTTTGGGTAAGTttcgtccgtccgtccgtccgtgcgtGGCAGAACATTTAAACGGCGTTTCCTTCCAGGCCGTCTTTTCATTTTATGCTCTACAATACTCAAAGAAAAAGGTAGGCCTCGTGTTTTCCAATAAAGAAAAGCGGTTATGTCCATGTCGCACACATAGAAAGCTTCGTTCACACCCGATTTATTCACCTTTATGATGAATAAAATATGTCGGGAAGGTGCGCGCGTCTGTCCGAGACAGACGTCGTTACTGAGAATCGTGTCCGACGGCACACACCTCTCCAAGATACCGCGACGTCGCTTTGTGGACGATTTGGGTCGCCTTACAGTCTCTTCGGGTACATGTAGAACATAGGCGGCTGGATGTAGGCTGGATTTTCGTAGCATTTttggccacattcggaagatGCTTTTCAGAGGTTATTATTTTCCGGGCTCAGTTAATATCCCAAATTTGGAGAAAAATTTGCGACTCATGTGTGGTACACTAAGGAGGGTCGTTTGCATTAACGAGTGTACGCCAGAGAGGCATGCTGCTGGGAATCACCTGCGATGCGCCTTTGCCGGCGAGTACAGCTTCGCGTGCGCCATTCTCAGATACATGACACTGTGAACCGCTGTGTTGCTGGAACAGGGCTGCCAGAGATACATTCGCTTACGCTTTATTTAACGATTGCTGACGTAATAAAACGCAGTAAACTAGAACAATTCGTTCCTTATTCCACTCGTCTTTCAACGCGACCGAGTCAGTCACTCGTCGTATTCTGAACGCACACTatccgccattttttctcggaCCCAGGACATTTACTAGATAAGCATATTTACCCAAATAACACTTACAGTactatttggcgcattatggccttagtagctaatgcgcacaaaaaaaagaaaaaacaaatcaAATCACCAGATAGGCATAATCATTGGCTACTTCGTTGGTGACGTCACCACCCTCGTACGACATAGCGCCGACGGAGAGGAGATACCCAAGCAGTTTTGTCAACGTGTCGTGTCGGGATACTTTTTGAGGCATTTTGTCGCCATTTAGTATTGCGTGTGACGACTGACGAAAGACGCATTCTCTCACGATCCAAATCATACATTACATACAAAATGAAACTCGTTGTACTTACCTGTGTCTACCGGTTGCTCCAAGCGTATGTGCCGTTGAGATGTCGCGTTTGCGGTGTTTACTGTGATTTGACAGTACCCGCGGACAACGACAACTCTATATCGTGGCCACCCAACTCCAAGTCAAAACTGAACTGGTGGAAATGACGGCATTGGGTTGACTCACATTGTGAATTGAAACCCTG
This portion of the Ornithodoros turicata isolate Travis chromosome 3, ASM3712646v1, whole genome shotgun sequence genome encodes:
- the LOC135387772 gene encoding uncharacterized protein LOC135387772 isoform X3; the encoded protein is MAFHRRAEYLLLLFSVTSFVYHWLVLGIILAFLLTLIADPVKLEGEEYFVLFYGDLHQSSWFRPAMLSFSVFCLASQILSITSAASLIKAARKRTSINGSVLLMLTSGIPRLVWIVKIFLWAVFSFYALQYSKKKRKHSTQTMTATTRTALPQISSHLTQELCPVHGLTGRRR
- the LOC135387772 gene encoding uncharacterized protein LOC135387772 isoform X1, which translates into the protein MAFHRRAEYLLLLFSVTSFVYHWLVLGIILAFLLTLIADPVKLEGEEYFVLFYGDLHQSSWFRPAMLSFSVFCLASQILSITSAASLIKAARKRTSINGSVLLMLTVNTLEAGFGLVSFFVPPFLPRFSGIPRLVWIVKIFLWAVFSFYALQYSKKKRKHSTQTMTATTRTALPQISSHLTQELCPVHGLTGRRR
- the LOC135387772 gene encoding uncharacterized protein LOC135387772 isoform X2, producing MAFHRRAEYLLLLFSVTSFVYHWLVLGIILAFLLTLIADPVKLEGEEYFVLFYGDLHQSSWFRPAMLSFSVFCLASQILSITSAASLIKAARKRTSINGSVLLMLTVNTLEAGFGLVSFFVPPFLPRFSGIPRLVWIVKIFLWAVFSFYALQYSKKKDLAHRGYECTKKATRLPLLKRAGPLFC